A window from Pseudomonas sp. Tri1 encodes these proteins:
- a CDS encoding TauD/TfdA family dioxygenase — translation MPAVSYSPDSPTANIAPQSFEIRPFRDAVGAEIVGLDLSRPVNDQDFARIHRAHLDYHVVVFREQRITPEQQIAFSRRFGVLQIHVLKQFLLAGHPEILIVSNIIENGQSIGLGDAGKFWHSDLSYKELPSLGSMLHAQELPSEGGDTLFADMHKAWDGLPEALRKAVEGRSAAHSYTARYSETKFEGNWRPTLTPEQLAQVAEVVHPIVRTHPETGRKALFVSEGFTTRIVGLPEDESNALLAQLYAHSVLPQNIYRHQWQPHDLVFWDNRSLIHLAAGCPSHLRRKLYRTTIQGDAPF, via the coding sequence ATGCCAGCCGTCTCTTATTCTCCAGATTCACCTACCGCGAACATTGCGCCGCAGTCGTTCGAAATCCGCCCGTTCCGCGATGCCGTAGGCGCCGAGATTGTTGGCTTGGACTTGTCCCGACCGGTCAATGACCAGGACTTCGCCCGCATCCACCGTGCGCACCTCGACTATCACGTCGTGGTGTTCCGCGAGCAGCGCATCACCCCTGAACAACAGATCGCCTTCAGCCGCCGTTTCGGCGTGCTGCAAATCCATGTGCTCAAGCAGTTCCTGCTGGCTGGGCATCCGGAGATCCTCATCGTCTCCAACATCATCGAAAACGGCCAATCCATCGGCCTGGGGGATGCGGGCAAGTTCTGGCACTCCGACCTTTCCTATAAAGAACTGCCCAGCCTCGGCTCAATGCTTCACGCCCAAGAGCTGCCGAGCGAAGGCGGCGACACACTGTTCGCCGACATGCACAAGGCCTGGGACGGTCTGCCCGAAGCCTTGCGTAAAGCGGTTGAAGGCCGTTCGGCGGCGCATTCCTACACGGCGCGCTACAGCGAGACCAAATTCGAAGGCAACTGGCGCCCGACGCTGACGCCGGAGCAACTGGCCCAAGTCGCCGAAGTGGTGCATCCGATCGTGCGCACCCACCCGGAAACCGGGCGCAAGGCGTTGTTCGTCAGCGAGGGGTTCACCACCCGCATCGTCGGGCTGCCGGAGGATGAGAGCAACGCACTGCTGGCCCAGTTGTATGCCCACAGCGTGCTGCCCCAGAACATCTATCGCCATCAATGGCAGCCCCATGACTTGGTGTTCTGGGACAACCGCTCGTTGATCCACTTGGCCGCCGGTTGCCCGAGCCATCTGCGCCGCAAGCTGTATCGCACCACCATCCAGGGCGACGCCCCTTTCTGA
- a CDS encoding type I secretion system permease/ATPase, with product MESEVSPVELVHDPRTLHDDPLLDGLLALCMLHQKPASAAMLTTGLPLPKQRLSVELLSRAAARAGLQGRVLQRKLEQIPTIAMPALLLLKDGRSAVLLGWSGDDQARLLLSESDGGEVTVSRELLADDYIGKVFFAQPQHKFDVNHGTLIPRARSWFRDTLKRSRWLYADAIAASLLINIIAMAAPLFVMNVYDRVVPNQAESTLWVLAVGITGAYVFDLILKMLRSLCLDLAGKKTDLIISATLFERIVGMSMKYRPARVGSFAQNIHEFQSLRDFLASLTLTSLIDLPFTLLIFMVIAIIGGHLVWIPVLAFPIALLIGYALQKPLVATMERTMALGAERQSSLIETLAGLDAVKVNNAESERQYQWEQTIGTLSRLELRVKMLSGLAMNITLLIQQLAGVVMIVFGVYLIIAGNLSMGGLVACYMLSGRALSPLASLSGLLTRYQQARVTMTSVDQMMELPQERNFDERPLSRKVLQGAVECRQLNFTYPNQQNAALKNINLVIKPGEKIGIIGRSGSGKSSLAKLLVGLYQPDDGALLVDGVDIRQIDVSELRYNIGYVPQDIQLLAGTLRDNLTSGARYVEDELVLQAAELAGVHEFARLHPQGYELQVGERGQNLSGGQRQNVALARALLLNPPILLLDEPTSAMDNTGEERLKQRLAAVVENKTVLLVTHRASLLSLVDRLLVIDRGQILADGPKAAVMEALKKGQISVA from the coding sequence GTGGAATCAGAAGTCAGTCCAGTCGAACTCGTTCATGACCCGCGCACGCTGCACGACGACCCGTTGCTGGACGGTCTGCTGGCGCTCTGCATGCTGCATCAGAAGCCGGCCAGCGCGGCGATGCTCACCACCGGCCTGCCGCTACCCAAGCAACGGCTGAGCGTCGAATTATTGTCGCGTGCGGCGGCCCGTGCCGGTTTGCAAGGCCGGGTGCTGCAACGCAAGCTCGAGCAAATTCCGACCATCGCCATGCCGGCGCTGTTGCTGCTCAAGGACGGTCGCAGCGCCGTGCTGCTGGGCTGGAGCGGCGACGATCAGGCGCGGCTGCTGCTCAGTGAAAGCGATGGTGGTGAGGTTACCGTCAGTCGCGAGCTGCTGGCCGATGACTACATTGGCAAGGTCTTCTTTGCCCAGCCGCAGCATAAATTTGACGTGAACCACGGCACGCTGATTCCTCGGGCGCGCTCGTGGTTTCGCGACACCCTCAAGCGATCCCGCTGGCTGTACGCCGACGCCATCGCCGCCAGCCTGCTGATCAACATCATCGCCATGGCCGCGCCGCTGTTCGTGATGAACGTCTACGACCGCGTGGTGCCGAACCAGGCCGAATCGACCCTGTGGGTGCTGGCCGTCGGTATCACCGGCGCCTATGTGTTCGACCTGATCCTCAAGATGCTGCGCAGCCTGTGCCTGGACCTGGCCGGCAAGAAAACCGACCTGATCATTTCGGCGACGCTGTTCGAGCGCATCGTCGGCATGTCCATGAAATACCGTCCGGCGCGGGTCGGCAGCTTTGCCCAGAACATCCATGAGTTCCAGAGCCTGCGGGACTTCCTGGCCTCGCTGACCCTCACCAGCCTGATCGATCTGCCGTTCACCTTGCTGATCTTCATGGTCATCGCGATTATCGGCGGGCATCTGGTGTGGATTCCGGTGCTGGCGTTCCCGATTGCCCTATTGATTGGCTATGCCTTGCAGAAGCCCCTGGTGGCAACCATGGAGCGCACCATGGCCTTGGGCGCCGAGCGTCAATCCAGCCTGATCGAAACCTTGGCTGGCCTGGACGCAGTGAAGGTCAACAACGCCGAGAGCGAGCGCCAGTACCAGTGGGAACAGACCATCGGCACTCTCAGCCGCCTCGAACTGCGGGTGAAGATGCTGTCCGGCCTGGCGATGAACATCACCTTGCTGATCCAGCAACTGGCCGGCGTGGTCATGATCGTCTTTGGCGTGTACCTGATCATCGCTGGCAACCTGAGCATGGGGGGGCTGGTTGCCTGCTACATGCTCAGCGGCCGCGCCCTCAGCCCATTGGCTTCGCTGTCGGGCCTGCTGACCCGCTACCAGCAGGCGCGGGTGACCATGACCTCGGTCGACCAGATGATGGAGCTGCCCCAGGAGCGCAATTTCGACGAGCGTCCGCTGAGCCGTAAGGTCTTGCAAGGCGCCGTCGAATGCCGTCAGTTGAATTTCACCTACCCGAACCAGCAGAACGCGGCGCTGAAGAACATCAACCTGGTGATCAAGCCGGGCGAGAAAATCGGCATCATCGGCCGCAGCGGTTCGGGCAAGAGCTCCCTGGCCAAGTTGCTGGTGGGCTTGTACCAGCCGGACGACGGCGCGTTGCTGGTGGACGGCGTGGACATCCGCCAGATCGACGTCAGCGAGCTGCGCTACAACATTGGCTACGTACCCCAGGACATCCAACTGCTGGCCGGTACCCTGCGGGACAACCTGACCTCCGGCGCCCGTTACGTCGAAGACGAGCTGGTGCTCCAGGCCGCGGAACTGGCGGGCGTGCATGAGTTCGCGCGCCTGCATCCGCAAGGCTATGAGCTGCAGGTCGGCGAGCGCGGACAGAACCTGTCCGGCGGCCAGCGCCAGAACGTCGCCCTGGCCCGCGCATTGCTGCTCAACCCACCCATCCTGTTGCTGGACGAGCCCACCAGCGCCATGGACAACACCGGTGAAGAACGCTTGAAACAGCGCCTGGCCGCCGTGGTGGAGAACAAGACGGTACTGCTGGTGACGCACCGAGCGTCCTTGCTGTCGCTGGTGGATCGCCTGCTGGTGATCGACCGTGGACAGATTCTCGCCGACGGCCCGAAAGCCGCTGTCATGGAAGCGTTGAAGAAGGGGCAGATCAGTGTTGCTTAA
- a CDS encoding ABC transporter substrate-binding protein, translated as MSKRIAFAPLAAAIGLGFSLLAGSLVAPASAHAEGEIRIAEQFGIVYLLLNVVRDQQLIEKHGKQEGIDIKVDWTQLSGGAAVNDALLSGSIDIAGAGVGPLLTIWDRTRGKQNVKAVASLGNFPYYLLSNNPKVKTIADFTEQDRIAVPAVGVSVQSRFLQYAAAKQWGDKDFNRLDKYTLAVPHPDATAALIAGGTELTGHFSNPPFQDQALQNPSVHVVLNSYDVLGPNSPTVLFATEKFRDENPKTYKAFVEALTEAAEFAQKDKGAAADTYLRVTKAKIERATLLKIIDNPQIEFTVTPKNTYPLAEFLFRVGAIKNKPASWEDYFFQDAKPLQGS; from the coding sequence ATGTCCAAACGCATTGCTTTTGCACCGCTGGCCGCCGCCATCGGCCTGGGGTTCAGTTTGCTGGCCGGCAGCCTGGTCGCGCCCGCCAGTGCCCACGCCGAGGGTGAGATTCGTATCGCCGAACAATTCGGCATCGTTTACTTGCTGCTCAACGTGGTTCGCGATCAACAGTTGATCGAAAAACATGGCAAGCAGGAAGGCATCGACATCAAGGTCGACTGGACCCAGTTGTCCGGCGGCGCGGCCGTCAACGATGCGTTGCTGTCGGGCTCCATCGACATTGCCGGGGCCGGTGTCGGGCCGTTGCTGACCATCTGGGACCGCACCCGTGGCAAGCAGAACGTCAAGGCGGTGGCTTCCCTGGGCAACTTTCCCTATTACCTGTTGAGCAACAACCCCAAGGTCAAGACCATCGCCGACTTCACCGAGCAGGACCGCATCGCGGTGCCGGCGGTGGGCGTTTCGGTGCAGTCGCGGTTCCTGCAATACGCTGCCGCGAAGCAGTGGGGCGACAAGGATTTCAATCGCCTGGACAAGTACACCTTGGCGGTTCCGCACCCGGACGCCACGGCGGCGTTGATTGCCGGTGGCACCGAGTTGACCGGGCATTTCTCCAACCCGCCTTTCCAGGATCAGGCCCTGCAAAATCCCAGCGTTCACGTGGTGCTCAACTCCTACGACGTGCTTGGGCCGAATTCGCCGACGGTGCTGTTCGCCACCGAGAAATTCCGCGATGAAAACCCGAAAACCTACAAGGCGTTCGTCGAGGCGCTGACCGAAGCGGCCGAGTTCGCCCAGAAGGACAAGGGCGCGGCGGCGGACACCTACCTGCGAGTGACCAAAGCCAAGATCGAACGGGCGACCTTGCTGAAGATCATCGATAACCCGCAGATCGAATTCACCGTCACCCCGAAAAACACCTACCCGCTGGCCGAATTCCTTTTCCGCGTTGGCGCGATCAAGAACAAACCTGCGTCATGGGAAGACTATTTCTTCCAGGACGCCAAACCGTTGCAGGGGAGCTGA
- a CDS encoding HlyD family type I secretion periplasmic adaptor subunit, whose product MLLKSGLKGAVGRYFKGSDSLHGQPLPEVNKALIEDAPRVVRLTIWGIIGFFVFLGLWANFAVIDEVTKGDGKAIPSSKIQKIQNLEGGIVAELFVKEGQIVEAGAPLIRLDDTRFVSNVGETEADRLSMLLRVERLSAEVDDRPLNFPADVLKAVPGQAASEESLYISRRQQLHDEIGGLQEQLIQRQQELREFVSKQAQYRSGLALQRQEINMSEPLVAQGAVSPVEVLRLKRAEVETRGQLDATTLAIPRAESAIKEVQRKIDETRGKFRSEALTQLNEARTDLNKAQATGKALEDRVSRTLVTSPVRGIVNKLLVNTIGGVIQPGSDLVEIVPLDDTILVEAKIRPQDIAFLHPGQSATVKFTAYDYTIYGGLKAKLEQIGADTITDEDKKTTYYIIKLRTERSHLGTDEKPLLIIPGMVASVDIITGKKTVLSYLLKPIIKARAEALHER is encoded by the coding sequence GTGTTGCTTAAATCCGGTTTGAAGGGTGCCGTGGGCCGCTATTTCAAAGGCTCCGACTCGCTGCACGGGCAACCGCTGCCCGAAGTCAACAAGGCCCTGATCGAAGACGCCCCACGGGTGGTGCGCCTGACCATCTGGGGAATCATCGGCTTCTTTGTATTCCTCGGGTTGTGGGCTAACTTCGCTGTGATCGACGAAGTGACCAAGGGCGACGGCAAGGCGATTCCATCGTCCAAGATCCAGAAAATCCAGAACCTGGAAGGCGGGATCGTCGCCGAGCTGTTCGTCAAGGAAGGGCAGATTGTCGAGGCCGGCGCGCCGTTGATTCGTTTGGATGACACACGGTTTGTCTCCAACGTCGGCGAAACCGAGGCTGACCGCCTGTCCATGCTGTTGCGGGTCGAACGCCTGAGCGCCGAGGTCGATGATCGACCGCTGAATTTCCCGGCCGATGTGCTCAAGGCGGTGCCGGGCCAGGCGGCCAGCGAAGAGTCGCTGTACATCAGCCGCCGTCAGCAGCTGCACGATGAAATCGGCGGCTTGCAGGAACAGTTGATCCAACGTCAGCAAGAGCTGCGCGAGTTCGTGTCCAAGCAGGCGCAGTACCGTTCCGGCCTGGCGCTGCAACGCCAGGAAATCAACATGTCCGAGCCGCTGGTGGCCCAGGGTGCGGTATCGCCAGTGGAAGTGCTGCGGCTCAAGCGCGCCGAAGTCGAAACCCGCGGGCAACTGGACGCCACGACGCTGGCAATCCCCCGCGCCGAATCGGCGATCAAGGAAGTGCAGCGCAAGATCGACGAGACCCGCGGTAAATTCCGCAGCGAAGCCCTGACCCAGCTCAACGAGGCCCGCACCGACCTGAACAAGGCCCAGGCCACTGGCAAAGCCCTGGAGGATCGGGTGAGCCGGACCCTGGTGACATCGCCGGTACGCGGCATCGTCAACAAGTTACTGGTGAACACCATCGGCGGGGTGATCCAGCCCGGTAGCGACCTGGTGGAAATCGTGCCGCTGGACGACACCATTCTGGTGGAAGCGAAAATCCGTCCCCAGGACATTGCCTTCCTGCACCCCGGCCAGAGCGCCACGGTGAAATTCACGGCGTACGACTACACCATCTACGGCGGGCTGAAAGCCAAGCTGGAACAGATCGGTGCCGATACCATCACCGATGAAGACAAGAAAACCACCTACTACATCATCAAGCTGCGCACCGAACGCAGCCACCTGGGCACCGATGAAAAGCCGCTGCTGATCATCCCCGGCATGGTCGCGTCGGTGGACATCATCACCGGCAAGAAAACCGTGCTCAGCTACCTGCTCAAGCCCATCATCAAGGCCCGGGCCGAGGCGTTGCACGAGCGCTAG
- a CDS encoding TolC family outer membrane protein: MRSPLFMALPFALAASFVQAQTLPQAMQQALDVHPEIQAGVNSRLAADYQLKAAKGGYLPRVDLAAGYGREGTDSVTTRSGGNNHWETLNRSESSLRLSQMVFDGFATSSEVGRQQATVNARAYSLLDASERTGLTVAQVYLDVLTRREFVRLAEENLKSHERIFDQIKLRTSRGVGSGADLDQAEARMAQARNNLITEQTNLADAQTNYLSAVGQLPDQLERPADFMALLPANLTEARAQMLENSPVLRSAEADIAAAEQQYEAAKSSFYPRFDAELGRTADNDLDGQNGHNNEWQAMLRMRFNLYAGGSNKADLESKSYLSNQALDIRNNALRQLNEELGLAWNALNNANAQVPIAQQYVDHSTSVRTAYQRQFSLGERTLLDLLDSENELFSASRRLAEIKNVQLFTQYRIKATMGQLLKSQGVVAPLASVVQNDVKPKVQLPGMN, translated from the coding sequence ATGCGTTCGCCCTTGTTCATGGCTTTACCCTTTGCCCTCGCCGCCAGTTTCGTACAAGCACAAACCTTGCCGCAGGCCATGCAACAGGCGCTGGATGTCCATCCTGAAATTCAGGCCGGCGTGAACAGTCGCCTCGCGGCGGACTACCAGCTCAAGGCGGCCAAGGGCGGCTATCTGCCTAGGGTGGACCTTGCCGCCGGGTATGGTCGTGAAGGCACTGACAGCGTCACCACCCGCTCGGGCGGTAACAATCATTGGGAAACCCTGAACCGCAGCGAGTCGAGCCTGCGCCTGTCGCAGATGGTTTTTGACGGTTTTGCGACGTCAAGCGAAGTCGGGCGTCAACAAGCCACCGTCAACGCCCGTGCCTATTCGTTGCTGGACGCTTCCGAGCGCACCGGGTTGACGGTGGCCCAGGTCTACCTGGACGTGCTGACCCGTCGCGAGTTCGTGCGCCTGGCCGAGGAAAACCTCAAGAGCCATGAGCGCATCTTCGACCAGATCAAGCTGCGCACTTCCCGTGGCGTGGGCAGCGGTGCCGACCTGGACCAGGCCGAGGCGCGCATGGCCCAGGCCCGCAACAACCTGATCACCGAACAAACCAACCTGGCCGACGCCCAGACCAACTACCTCAGCGCCGTCGGCCAACTGCCGGACCAGTTGGAGCGCCCCGCCGACTTTATGGCGCTGTTGCCGGCCAACCTGACCGAAGCCCGTGCCCAGATGCTGGAAAACAGCCCGGTGCTGCGTTCGGCCGAAGCTGACATCGCCGCTGCCGAGCAACAGTACGAAGCCGCCAAGTCGAGCTTCTACCCACGTTTCGACGCCGAGCTGGGCCGTACCGCCGACAACGACCTGGATGGCCAGAACGGCCACAATAATGAATGGCAGGCCATGCTGCGCATGCGTTTCAACCTGTATGCCGGCGGCAGCAACAAGGCGGACCTGGAGTCCAAGTCGTACCTGTCCAACCAGGCCCTGGATATTCGCAACAATGCGCTGCGTCAGCTCAATGAAGAGCTGGGCCTGGCCTGGAACGCCTTGAACAACGCCAACGCCCAGGTGCCGATCGCCCAGCAATATGTCGATCACAGCACCAGCGTGCGCACCGCCTACCAGAGGCAATTCAGCCTCGGCGAGCGTACCTTGCTCGACTTGCTCGACAGCGAAAACGAGCTGTTCAGCGCATCCCGGCGCCTGGCGGAAATCAAGAATGTGCAGCTGTTCACTCAGTACCGGATCAAGGCAACCATGGGTCAGTTGTTGAAAAGCCAGGGTGTGGTCGCACCGTTGGCATCGGTTGTGCAGAACGACGTGAAACCCAAGGTTCAGTTGCCTGGGATGAATTGA
- a CDS encoding ABC transporter permease, which translates to MSQLSPAREEYEVDLQPLTHVPLERELPLGQRLWQQGWLRKGLILLLLAVLWESVARYQNNDLLLPGFLQTASALYDGLLSGELLGKVWISLVVLIKGYLLGIVLAFGLTTLAVSTQFGRDVLSTLTSMFNPLPAIALLPLALLWFGLGQNSLIFVLVHSVLWALALNMYAGFLGVSETLRMAGRNYGLKGLRFVLFILIPAALPSILAGLKIGWAFAWRTLIAAELVFGATSGKGGLGWYIFQNRNELYTDKVFAGLAVVILIGLLVENLVFDSLERVTVKRWGMQR; encoded by the coding sequence ATGAGCCAATTATCACCTGCGCGCGAAGAATACGAAGTCGACCTGCAACCGTTGACCCATGTACCGCTGGAGCGAGAGCTACCCCTCGGCCAGCGCCTCTGGCAACAGGGCTGGCTGCGTAAAGGCCTGATCCTGTTGCTGCTGGCGGTGCTGTGGGAGAGTGTGGCGCGGTATCAGAACAATGACCTGCTGCTGCCGGGCTTCCTGCAAACCGCCAGCGCCTTGTACGACGGTTTGCTCAGCGGCGAGTTGCTGGGCAAGGTGTGGATTTCCCTGGTGGTGCTGATCAAGGGCTACCTGCTGGGCATCGTCCTGGCGTTTGGCCTGACCACACTGGCCGTGTCGACCCAGTTCGGTCGCGACGTGCTCAGCACCCTGACGTCGATGTTCAACCCGTTACCGGCCATCGCCCTGCTACCGCTGGCGCTGCTGTGGTTCGGCCTGGGGCAGAACAGCCTGATTTTCGTGCTGGTGCATTCGGTGCTGTGGGCGTTGGCGTTGAATATGTACGCGGGTTTTCTCGGCGTGTCGGAAACGCTGCGTATGGCTGGGCGCAACTACGGGCTCAAAGGCTTGCGCTTTGTGTTGTTCATCCTGATCCCGGCCGCGCTGCCGTCGATCCTCGCCGGGTTGAAGATCGGCTGGGCGTTTGCCTGGCGTACCCTGATCGCCGCCGAGCTGGTGTTCGGCGCCACCAGTGGCAAGGGTGGCTTGGGTTGGTACATCTTCCAGAACCGTAATGAGCTGTACACCGACAAGGTGTTTGCCGGGTTGGCGGTGGTGATTTTGATTGGGTTGCTGGTGGAGAACCTGGTGTTTGATTCGCTGGAGCGGGTGACGGTGAAGCGTTGGGGGATGCAGCGCTGA
- a CDS encoding cell division protein encodes MPTPPSTLRKALVVWLYAAALMHLLAGATLTWAGHSGLFDGYLQSIEQAFWGADVVVPATARMQQVWWLALFGATLQSYGLYMLALVHIGNRLKSAMPWGWLIAGIVLWAPQDMLISAQARVWSHLWFDGFALLVLLPPLLWLYRHDRRISLTDNASSDSNHA; translated from the coding sequence ATGCCAACCCCTCCCAGCACCCTTCGCAAAGCCCTGGTCGTTTGGTTATATGCCGCCGCCCTGATGCATCTGCTCGCCGGCGCTACGCTGACCTGGGCCGGTCATTCGGGCCTGTTCGATGGTTATCTGCAGAGCATCGAACAGGCTTTCTGGGGCGCCGACGTGGTGGTGCCCGCAACGGCCCGCATGCAGCAAGTCTGGTGGCTGGCCTTGTTCGGCGCCACGTTGCAAAGCTATGGGCTGTACATGCTCGCCCTCGTCCATATCGGTAATCGATTGAAGAGCGCCATGCCTTGGGGCTGGTTGATCGCCGGCATCGTGCTCTGGGCGCCCCAGGACATGTTGATTTCTGCCCAGGCCCGGGTCTGGTCGCACCTGTGGTTTGACGGCTTCGCACTGCTCGTATTACTGCCGCCGCTGCTCTGGCTCTATCGCCACGACCGCCGCATATCCCTGACTGACAACGCGTCGAGTGATTCAAACCATGCCTGA
- a CDS encoding ABC transporter ATP-binding protein yields the protein MNARLQGHAASNPTRTGTALLSVDNVSLEYRTPQRVVRATHQVSFEVDPADRFVLLGPSGCGKSTLLKAIGGFIAPCEGEIRLQGQTVSAPGPDRIVVFQEFDQLPPWKTVKQNVMFALLASGTLKRREAEERALHYLDKVGLAAFADAYPHTLSGGMKARVAIARALAMQPKILLMDEPFAALDALTRRKMQEELLLLWEEVRFTLLFVTHSIEEALVVGNRILLLSPHPGRVRAEIHSHQYDLHSLGGVGFQHTARRIHGLLFNEGQPLEAERELDFTDIRIAY from the coding sequence ATGAACGCGCGTTTGCAAGGCCACGCGGCCAGCAACCCCACTCGCACCGGCACTGCGTTGTTGTCGGTGGATAACGTCAGCCTGGAATACCGCACCCCGCAGCGGGTGGTGCGGGCCACACATCAAGTGAGTTTCGAAGTCGACCCGGCGGATCGTTTTGTACTGCTCGGCCCGTCCGGTTGCGGCAAGTCCACCTTGCTCAAGGCGATTGGTGGTTTCATCGCCCCCTGCGAAGGCGAGATTCGCTTGCAGGGGCAAACCGTCAGCGCGCCGGGGCCGGACCGGATCGTGGTGTTCCAGGAATTCGACCAACTGCCGCCGTGGAAAACCGTCAAGCAGAACGTGATGTTCGCACTGTTGGCGTCGGGCACGCTCAAGCGTCGCGAGGCCGAGGAGCGGGCACTGCATTATCTGGACAAGGTCGGCCTGGCGGCGTTTGCCGATGCCTATCCCCACACTTTGTCTGGAGGCATGAAGGCCCGCGTCGCGATTGCCCGGGCGTTGGCGATGCAACCGAAAATCCTGCTGATGGACGAACCCTTCGCTGCCCTCGATGCCCTGACCCGACGCAAGATGCAGGAAGAATTGCTGCTGCTTTGGGAAGAGGTGCGTTTTACCTTGCTGTTCGTCACTCACTCCATCGAAGAGGCATTGGTGGTAGGTAATCGCATCCTATTGCTGTCACCGCACCCGGGACGAGTTCGGGCGGAAATCCACAGCCATCAATACGACTTGCACAGCCTCGGCGGCGTGGGGTTCCAGCATACGGCGCGGCGCATCCACGGGCTGCTATTCAATGAAGGCCAGCCGCTTGAAGCCGAGCGCGAGCTGGATTTCACCGATATTCGTATCGCGTACTAA
- a CDS encoding TIGR01777 family oxidoreductase: MPDFSLLDWAITLLIAQAILGALDTLYHHELTVALPYRHSARLELSIHALRSCFYGILFLGIAHLAFEGTWAIVIALLFALEIGLTLWDFVVEDRSRKLPPIERIMHTVLAVNGGAFFALYGVQLAQWSSLPTGLSAIDLGWRGWLLTLFAIGVTASGIRDGLAALRMQRAGKPANPFAGGAYKRVLVTGGTGFIGETLVNQLLDAGHTVSVLARDPLKAAYLFDGRARCLRSLGKLGHDETFDVVINLAGAPVAGPRWSLARQAQLIASRVNTTEALMAWLKNARHKPALWVQASAIGFYGVRDASESLDESATRGDGFMAELCARWEASALPATELGVRQVVMRLGVVFGPGGALLPLLIPFRLGFGGRMGDGRQIMSWVHRDDVIAVIARTFDDESLNGTYNLVAPETVSQALFAESVGKVLKRPVWFHIPAAPVRALAGEMAQLFFDGQRVLPNRLVEAGYTFRYPTLDAALRDLA; this comes from the coding sequence ATGCCTGACTTTTCACTGCTGGACTGGGCCATCACCCTGCTGATTGCCCAGGCGATCCTGGGTGCGCTGGATACCCTGTATCACCACGAACTCACCGTCGCGTTGCCCTATCGCCACAGTGCCCGGTTGGAATTGTCCATCCATGCCCTGCGCTCGTGCTTCTACGGGATCCTGTTCCTGGGCATTGCGCATTTGGCCTTTGAAGGCACGTGGGCGATTGTCATCGCCTTGTTGTTCGCCTTGGAGATCGGCCTGACGCTCTGGGACTTCGTGGTCGAAGACCGGAGCCGCAAGCTGCCGCCCATCGAACGCATCATGCACACGGTGCTGGCGGTCAACGGCGGTGCCTTCTTCGCGCTGTATGGTGTGCAACTGGCGCAGTGGTCGAGTTTGCCCACCGGCCTGAGTGCGATCGACCTGGGCTGGCGCGGTTGGCTGCTGACCTTGTTCGCCATCGGCGTCACGGCTTCGGGGATTCGTGACGGGTTGGCGGCCTTGCGCATGCAACGCGCGGGCAAGCCCGCCAACCCGTTTGCCGGTGGCGCCTACAAGCGCGTGCTGGTCACGGGTGGCACCGGGTTTATCGGTGAAACCCTGGTCAACCAACTGCTCGACGCCGGGCACACGGTCAGCGTATTGGCTCGCGATCCCTTGAAAGCGGCCTATCTGTTCGACGGCCGCGCCCGTTGCCTGCGTTCGCTAGGCAAACTGGGCCATGACGAAACCTTCGATGTGGTGATCAACCTGGCGGGCGCACCGGTTGCCGGCCCACGCTGGAGCCTTGCGCGTCAGGCGCAACTCATCGCCAGCCGGGTCAATACCACCGAGGCGTTGATGGCTTGGCTGAAGAACGCCCGGCACAAGCCTGCGTTGTGGGTCCAGGCCTCTGCCATCGGGTTTTACGGCGTGCGTGACGCCAGCGAAAGCCTCGATGAAAGCGCCACCCGAGGCGATGGCTTCATGGCCGAGCTCTGTGCGCGCTGGGAAGCCTCAGCGTTGCCCGCCACCGAGTTGGGTGTGCGTCAGGTGGTGATGCGCCTGGGCGTGGTGTTCGGGCCGGGCGGCGCATTGCTGCCGCTGCTGATTCCGTTTCGCCTGGGGTTCGGCGGGCGGATGGGCGATGGTCGGCAAATCATGAGTTGGGTGCACCGCGACGATGTGATTGCCGTCATCGCCCGCACCTTCGATGACGAAAGCCTGAACGGTACCTACAACCTGGTGGCGCCAGAAACGGTCAGCCAGGCGCTGTTCGCCGAAAGCGTCGGCAAGGTGCTCAAGCGCCCGGTGTGGTTCCACATCCCCGCCGCGCCGGTGCGCGCCCTGGCCGGCGAAATGGCCCAGTTGTTCTTCGACGGCCAACGTGTGCTGCCAAACCGTCTTGTCGAGGCGGGCTATACGTTCCGCTACCCGACACTCGACGCAGCCTTGCGCGACCTGGCCTGA